In Halobellus ruber, the following proteins share a genomic window:
- a CDS encoding CDC48 family AAA ATPase encodes MNEVQLEVAKAYPNDSGRGIARLDPDTLLHLKLSPGDIIEIEGAETTAAKVWRADRQDWNTDTVRIDGFTRQNADISIGERVTIRKAEETKAEKLVLAPPEEASVQFGSDAAGMVKRQILKRPVVERDIVPVMSSTNHPFMRSPGQAIPLIAVETEPDGVCLVTEDTEVELREEPISGFEKTGGGITYEDIGGLKNEIQRVREMVELPMKHPQIFKKLGIEPPKGVLLHGPPGTGKTLLAKAVANETSASFFSIAGPEIISKYYGESEQQLREIFEDATEESPSIIFIDELDSIAPKREDVTGEVERRVVAQLLTMMDGLETRGQVVVIAATNRVDSVDPALRRPGRFDREIEIGVPDEVGRKEILQIHTRGMPLSDDVSLGHLADETHGFVGADIESLTKEAAMKALRRYLPKIDLDEEDIPPSLIDRMIVKREDFEGALADVEPSAMREVLVELPKVSWDDVGGLDDPKQTVKESVEWPLTSRARFDRMGIDPPKGVLLYGPPGTGKTLIAKAVANETNANFISVRGPQLLSKWVGESEKAIRQTFRKARQVSPTIIFFDELDSLAPSRGGETGNNVSERVVNQLLTELDGLEESGNVMVIGATNRPDMIDPALIRSGRFDRLVLIGQPDEEGREQILKIHTRDSPLAPDVSLREIAEITDGYVGSDLETIAREAAIEALRDDPDATEVEMQHFRRAMESVRPTITDDLMNYYEEMKDQFKGGGTEQLGGRRDGRIGFQ; translated from the coding sequence ATGAACGAAGTTCAACTCGAAGTCGCGAAAGCCTACCCCAACGACTCGGGCCGCGGGATCGCCCGTCTCGACCCGGACACGCTGCTGCATCTCAAACTCTCGCCGGGCGACATCATCGAGATCGAGGGTGCCGAGACCACCGCGGCGAAGGTGTGGCGTGCAGACCGGCAGGACTGGAACACGGACACCGTCCGGATCGACGGGTTCACCCGGCAGAACGCCGATATCAGCATCGGCGAGCGCGTGACCATCCGGAAGGCCGAGGAGACCAAAGCCGAGAAGCTCGTGCTCGCGCCGCCGGAGGAGGCGAGCGTGCAGTTCGGCTCCGACGCTGCGGGGATGGTCAAACGCCAGATCCTCAAGCGCCCGGTTGTCGAACGCGACATCGTCCCCGTGATGTCGTCGACGAACCACCCGTTTATGCGGTCGCCGGGCCAGGCGATCCCGCTGATCGCGGTCGAGACCGAGCCCGACGGCGTCTGTCTAGTGACCGAGGACACCGAGGTCGAACTCCGCGAGGAGCCCATCTCCGGCTTCGAGAAGACCGGCGGCGGGATCACCTACGAGGACATCGGCGGGCTGAAAAACGAGATCCAGCGCGTCCGGGAGATGGTGGAGCTCCCGATGAAGCATCCGCAGATCTTCAAGAAGCTCGGGATCGAGCCGCCGAAGGGGGTGTTGCTTCACGGCCCGCCCGGGACCGGCAAGACGCTGCTGGCGAAGGCGGTCGCAAACGAGACCTCCGCGAGCTTCTTCTCGATCGCGGGCCCGGAGATCATCTCGAAGTACTACGGCGAGTCCGAACAGCAGTTGCGGGAGATCTTCGAGGACGCCACCGAGGAGTCGCCGTCGATCATCTTCATCGACGAACTCGACTCCATTGCGCCCAAACGCGAGGACGTGACCGGCGAGGTCGAACGCCGGGTCGTCGCCCAGCTGCTCACGATGATGGACGGGCTGGAGACCCGCGGGCAGGTCGTCGTGATCGCGGCCACGAACCGCGTCGACAGCGTCGACCCCGCGCTCCGCCGCCCCGGTCGGTTCGACCGCGAGATCGAGATCGGCGTCCCCGACGAGGTCGGCCGGAAGGAGATCCTCCAGATCCACACCCGCGGGATGCCGCTGTCCGATGACGTGTCGCTGGGCCACCTCGCCGACGAGACCCACGGGTTCGTCGGCGCCGACATCGAGTCGCTGACGAAGGAGGCCGCGATGAAAGCCCTGCGGCGGTACCTCCCGAAGATCGACCTCGACGAGGAGGACATCCCGCCCAGCCTCATCGACCGGATGATCGTCAAACGCGAGGACTTCGAGGGAGCCCTCGCCGACGTCGAGCCCTCCGCGATGCGGGAGGTGTTAGTCGAGCTTCCGAAGGTGTCGTGGGACGACGTCGGCGGCCTCGACGACCCGAAACAGACGGTCAAGGAGAGCGTCGAGTGGCCGCTGACCTCGCGAGCCAGGTTCGACCGGATGGGGATCGATCCGCCGAAGGGCGTTCTCCTCTACGGCCCGCCGGGGACGGGGAAGACCTTGATCGCGAAGGCGGTCGCAAACGAGACCAACGCCAACTTCATCTCCGTCAGGGGCCCGCAACTGCTCTCGAAGTGGGTCGGCGAGTCGGAGAAGGCGATCCGGCAGACCTTCCGGAAGGCCCGGCAGGTCAGCCCGACGATCATCTTCTTCGACGAACTCGACAGCCTCGCGCCCAGCCGGGGCGGCGAGACCGGCAACAACGTCTCCGAGCGCGTCGTCAACCAGCTTCTGACCGAACTCGACGGGCTGGAGGAGAGCGGCAACGTGATGGTGATCGGCGCGACCAACCGCCCGGATATGATCGACCCCGCCCTCATCCGGTCGGGTCGGTTCGACCGCCTCGTGCTCATCGGCCAGCCCGACGAGGAGGGCCGCGAGCAGATCCTGAAGATCCACACCCGCGACTCGCCGCTGGCGCCCGACGTGAGCCTCCGTGAGATCGCGGAGATCACCGACGGGTACGTCGGCTCCGACCTCGAGACGATCGCCCGCGAGGCCGCGATCGAGGCGCTCCGGGACGACCCCGACGCGACGGAGGTCGAGATGCAGCACTTCCGCCGCGCGATGGAGTCGGTCCGGCCGACGATCACCGACGACCTGATGAACTACTACGAGGAGATGAAAGACCAGTTCAAGGGCGGCGGCACCGAGCAGCTCGGCGGCCGACGCGACGGCCGGATCGGATTCCAGTAA
- a CDS encoding universal stress protein has protein sequence MPTHVLVAVDGSTQSEGAVEFVADEWGDVPATLLHVIDPVQAGYDAGVLPSGSEAWYQSAKESADDLLTESRERLVAARDADDHGIDIRTEVGRPAATVVEVAEEVDADHVVVGSHGRQGVSRLVLGSVAESVVRRSPVPVTVVR, from the coding sequence ATGCCGACCCACGTGCTCGTCGCCGTCGACGGCTCCACCCAGTCGGAGGGCGCAGTCGAGTTCGTCGCCGACGAGTGGGGCGACGTGCCCGCGACGCTGCTCCACGTCATCGATCCGGTCCAGGCCGGCTACGACGCCGGCGTCCTGCCGAGCGGGTCGGAGGCGTGGTATCAGAGCGCCAAGGAGAGCGCCGACGACCTCCTGACTGAGAGCCGGGAGCGCCTCGTCGCAGCCCGCGACGCCGACGACCACGGGATCGACATCAGAACCGAGGTGGGACGGCCCGCCGCGACCGTCGTCGAGGTCGCCGAAGAGGTCGACGCCGATCACGTCGTCGTGGGAAGCCACGGCCGGCAGGGCGTCTCGCGGCTCGTCCTCGGAAGCGTCGCGGAAAGCGTGGTTCGGCGCTCGCCCGTCCCGGTGACCGTAGTCAGGTAG
- a CDS encoding DUF7113 family protein — protein MLLVRGHAGGTALTGTVFERGESAPSYKGAPDEDAPYVWVCDEFYEVESGGSETEIDGTTKHVAFESPMPRGFETREQAVEAAKAHVRTQFARVGVAESDVRIEVIKTEPGSEQS, from the coding sequence ATGTTGCTTGTGCGCGGTCACGCCGGGGGGACCGCTCTGACCGGGACGGTGTTCGAGCGCGGGGAGTCGGCGCCGTCCTACAAGGGCGCGCCCGACGAGGACGCCCCGTACGTCTGGGTTTGCGACGAGTTCTACGAGGTCGAGAGCGGCGGCTCCGAGACGGAGATCGACGGGACGACCAAACACGTCGCCTTCGAGTCGCCGATGCCGCGGGGGTTCGAGACGCGCGAGCAGGCGGTTGAGGCCGCGAAGGCGCACGTCCGGACGCAGTTCGCCCGCGTCGGCGTCGCGGAGTCGGACGTGCGGATCGAGGTGATCAAGACCGAGCCGGGGTCCGAACAGTCGTAG
- the larC gene encoding nickel pincer cofactor biosynthesis protein LarC, with product MRTLAFDGRMGASGDMLLAALLAAGADSDALAPVEDALGVRYAIDRVDKNGIAATRVRVVLAEDVDNGDADGADGGGHDAPGESHGHGHGDSHDHGHQHDHRYDHDDDATPAEGHGPHRTYAEVVEIVEGMDLPPGVESDAIATFRRLGEAESSVHDTDLESTAFHEVGADDAIADVVGVALLLDDLDVDRVVTTPLSTGGGTTSMAHGEYPIPAPAVVEIATDAGWSLRGGPVDAELLSPTGAAILAQFAEGVESLPVLDVDAVGYGAGGYEFPDRPNALRVLVGDGGRGLDRESITVLETNLDDAAPEVLGDLQRSLTDAGARDVTILPATMKKSRPGHLVKAVVRPADAERVARRLAAETGTLGIREHGAGHRWVADREFRTAELDVDGETYEVSVKVASDQDGMTYDHSAEYDDAAAVAEATGLPVREVLRRAEAAVRGQE from the coding sequence ATGCGCACACTTGCGTTCGACGGCCGGATGGGAGCCAGCGGCGATATGCTGCTCGCGGCCCTGCTCGCGGCCGGCGCCGACTCCGACGCGCTCGCGCCAGTCGAGGACGCGCTGGGCGTCCGTTACGCGATCGACCGGGTCGACAAAAACGGGATCGCGGCGACGCGCGTCCGGGTGGTGCTTGCGGAGGACGTCGACAACGGCGACGCCGACGGAGCGGATGGGGGCGGCCACGACGCCCCGGGGGAGAGTCACGGTCACGGCCACGGCGACTCTCACGACCACGGCCACCAGCACGACCATCGGTATGACCACGACGACGACGCGACCCCCGCGGAGGGCCACGGCCCCCACCGGACCTACGCCGAGGTCGTCGAGATCGTGGAGGGAATGGATCTCCCGCCGGGCGTCGAGTCCGACGCGATCGCGACCTTCCGGCGGCTGGGCGAGGCCGAGTCGTCGGTTCACGACACCGACCTCGAATCGACGGCGTTCCACGAGGTCGGCGCCGACGACGCCATCGCCGACGTCGTCGGCGTCGCGTTACTGCTCGACGATCTCGACGTCGACCGAGTCGTCACGACGCCGCTGTCGACCGGCGGCGGGACGACGTCGATGGCCCACGGCGAGTACCCGATCCCCGCGCCCGCGGTGGTCGAGATCGCCACCGACGCCGGCTGGTCGCTGCGTGGCGGCCCGGTCGACGCCGAACTGCTCTCGCCCACCGGCGCGGCGATCCTCGCGCAGTTCGCCGAGGGGGTCGAGTCGCTGCCCGTCCTCGACGTCGACGCCGTCGGCTACGGCGCGGGCGGCTACGAGTTCCCCGACCGACCGAACGCCCTGCGGGTGCTGGTCGGCGACGGCGGCCGCGGCCTCGACCGGGAGTCGATCACGGTGCTTGAGACCAACCTCGACGACGCCGCGCCCGAGGTGCTGGGCGACCTCCAGCGGTCGCTAACCGACGCCGGCGCCCGCGACGTCACGATCCTGCCGGCGACGATGAAGAAGTCGCGGCCGGGCCATCTGGTGAAGGCGGTCGTCAGGCCGGCAGACGCCGAACGGGTTGCACGACGACTCGCGGCCGAGACCGGCACGCTCGGGATCCGGGAGCACGGCGCGGGACACCGGTGGGTTGCGGACCGCGAGTTCCGGACCGCCGAACTCGACGTCGACGGCGAGACCTACGAGGTATCGGTGAAGGTCGCGTCGGATCAGGACGGGATGACCTACGACCACAGCGCGGAGTACGACGACGCCGCCGCTGTCGCGGAGGCGACGGGGCTGCCAGTCCGCGAGGTACTCCGGCGCGCGGAGGCGGCAGTCCGAGGACAGGAGTAG
- a CDS encoding DNA double-strand break repair nuclease NurA, with product MTLDPVHVDSIADLAAYLARKVDDTDHVDVAARVWDDFLDPLYGPDGRAVLEPVGEKRLRAVDAEDIALADAPFETTHGLDSGTINPTTFKNGLVVDLAQAAMAAAPSDLDLHRHRSIVAATHVNDNTVALEEPWRTVDEGYCRWRVLQVPRVNRYAEGIVHALALYLAESSHALEHADEVEDLLVLDGPLYPVELLNWRDRDAELQALTEELQPRSIVENYIRLVESFVERDVPLCGFVKNPASKRIVRALREGDRGVDVPWTDDTALFTRLLERRIDAGPDGRRRGPENRRTDELTFTSWFVSRGGVDATVAADGDAYGVERRLEPDLYETCFFAVYEPQTDVLYRVETPYAFARNEETRGAIAQQILGEVAARRGPPEAVAKADGLARISAAEKSSLRQRFAETLDTDEVRRYDDVRWGEVE from the coding sequence GTGACTCTCGACCCCGTCCACGTCGACAGCATCGCCGATCTCGCGGCGTACCTCGCGCGCAAGGTGGACGACACCGACCACGTCGACGTGGCGGCGCGGGTCTGGGACGACTTCCTCGACCCGCTGTACGGTCCCGACGGACGGGCGGTACTCGAACCCGTCGGCGAAAAGCGGCTGCGCGCAGTCGACGCCGAGGACATCGCGCTCGCCGACGCCCCCTTCGAGACCACCCACGGCCTGGATTCGGGAACGATCAACCCGACGACGTTCAAGAACGGCCTGGTGGTCGACCTCGCGCAGGCCGCGATGGCGGCGGCCCCGTCGGATCTGGACCTCCACCGCCACCGGAGCATCGTCGCCGCAACACACGTCAACGACAACACCGTAGCACTGGAGGAGCCCTGGCGGACCGTCGACGAGGGGTACTGCCGGTGGCGGGTGCTCCAAGTGCCGCGGGTCAACCGCTACGCCGAGGGTATCGTCCACGCCCTAGCGCTGTACCTCGCCGAGAGCTCTCACGCGCTGGAACACGCCGACGAGGTTGAGGATCTGCTCGTACTCGACGGCCCGCTGTACCCCGTCGAACTCCTCAACTGGCGGGACCGCGACGCGGAGCTCCAAGCGCTCACCGAGGAGCTCCAGCCGCGGTCGATCGTCGAGAACTACATCCGGCTGGTAGAGTCGTTCGTCGAGCGCGACGTGCCCCTCTGTGGGTTCGTAAAGAACCCCGCCTCCAAGCGGATCGTCAGGGCGCTCCGGGAGGGCGACCGCGGGGTCGACGTGCCGTGGACCGACGACACAGCACTGTTCACGCGGCTGCTGGAGCGCCGGATCGACGCCGGTCCCGATGGCCGGCGCCGGGGTCCGGAGAACAGGCGAACCGACGAACTCACGTTCACGAGCTGGTTCGTCTCCCGCGGCGGCGTTGATGCGACAGTCGCAGCCGATGGCGACGCCTACGGCGTGGAGCGCCGGCTGGAGCCGGACCTCTACGAGACGTGTTTCTTCGCGGTCTACGAGCCACAGACGGACGTGCTCTACCGGGTCGAGACGCCCTACGCCTTCGCCCGCAACGAGGAGACCAGGGGGGCGATCGCCCAACAGATACTCGGGGAGGTCGCGGCCCGTCGCGGCCCGCCGGAGGCCGTCGCGAAGGCCGACGGGCTCGCACGGATCAGCGCCGCCGAGAAGTCCTCGCTCCGCCAGCGGTTCGCCGAGACCCTCGACACCGACGAGGTCAGGCGGTACGACGACGTCCGGTGGGGCGAAGTGGAGTAG
- a CDS encoding cupin domain-containing protein — MSYSKATYTDGSERAEGMYFLRETLGCESLGVTVVDVEAGWAGMEHDHEDRNHEEVYYLADGDAALVVDGEEVPMNPGDAVRVDPESSRRLHAEAASTLVVAGAP; from the coding sequence ATGTCCTACTCGAAAGCAACCTACACCGATGGCAGCGAGCGCGCAGAGGGGATGTACTTCCTCCGCGAGACGCTGGGCTGTGAGAGCCTGGGGGTCACCGTCGTCGACGTCGAGGCGGGCTGGGCCGGGATGGAACACGACCACGAGGACCGGAACCACGAGGAGGTCTACTACCTCGCCGACGGCGACGCCGCCCTCGTCGTCGACGGCGAGGAGGTCCCGATGAACCCCGGCGACGCCGTTCGCGTCGATCCCGAATCGAGCCGACGGCTCCACGCGGAGGCGGCGAGCACGCTCGTCGTCGCCGGCGCGCCCTGA
- a CDS encoding DUF2240 family protein: MSLEVAVAVPFKQRGTTRLGEGEFVVALSLDRNWFSPDQAKRLIDVAAGRGLLERADGEVVAQFDPPSVTVPEEYAPDESILREQSTFEMILDALVAAGHDKQDAVAAINERQRRLGITVEAAAALYARRQGVDVADAASAAAEQLGE; encoded by the coding sequence ATGAGCCTGGAAGTGGCGGTCGCCGTCCCGTTCAAACAGCGCGGGACGACCCGGTTGGGGGAGGGGGAGTTCGTGGTCGCGCTCTCGCTGGACCGGAACTGGTTCTCCCCGGATCAGGCCAAGCGTCTGATCGACGTGGCCGCGGGTCGCGGGCTTCTCGAACGTGCCGACGGCGAGGTCGTCGCGCAGTTCGACCCGCCGAGCGTGACCGTCCCGGAGGAGTACGCGCCCGACGAGTCGATCCTCCGGGAGCAATCGACCTTCGAGATGATCCTCGATGCCCTGGTGGCAGCCGGCCACGACAAACAGGACGCGGTCGCCGCGATCAACGAACGGCAGCGCCGCCTCGGGATCACAGTCGAGGCCGCGGCGGCGCTGTACGCGCGACGGCAGGGCGTCGACGTCGCCGACGCCGCCAGCGCGGCGGCCGAGCAGCTCGGCGAGTAG
- a CDS encoding HAD-IA family hydrolase, translating into MTITAVGFDLDETLAVPARDRETILEEAVGAVDGPPLTRERYLDAHSRNLTGDTREPIFESLLAAHDTDVEPERLAAVYRRKIADALAPVSDVEPFLRRLRGIYRIGLLTNGPTVAQRDKLTTLGWTDLFDAALVTGDLDAGKPAPAAFEALLGALDSDPEETVYVGDDVDADVGGAAEAGLVPVQVTFEGGPSPSPRAAAHVPRDRLVAELPELLESL; encoded by the coding sequence GTGACGATCACCGCGGTGGGGTTCGACCTCGACGAGACGCTCGCCGTACCCGCACGCGACCGGGAGACGATCCTCGAGGAGGCCGTCGGCGCAGTCGACGGGCCGCCGCTGACCCGGGAGCGGTATCTCGACGCCCACAGCCGGAACCTCACGGGCGACACGCGGGAGCCCATCTTCGAGTCGTTGCTCGCGGCACACGACACCGACGTAGAACCGGAACGGCTCGCGGCCGTCTACCGCCGGAAGATCGCGGACGCGCTCGCGCCGGTTTCGGACGTGGAGCCGTTCCTGCGTCGACTCCGCGGGATCTACCGGATCGGACTGCTCACGAACGGCCCCACAGTCGCCCAGCGCGACAAGCTGACGACGCTCGGATGGACCGACCTGTTCGACGCGGCACTGGTGACCGGCGACCTCGACGCCGGCAAGCCCGCCCCGGCCGCCTTCGAGGCGCTATTGGGGGCGCTCGACAGCGACCCCGAGGAGACGGTCTACGTCGGCGACGATGTCGACGCCGATGTCGGCGGCGCGGCCGAGGCCGGACTAGTTCCGGTACAGGTGACCTTCGAGGGCGGGCCGTCGCCGTCGCCGCGGGCGGCGGCTCACGTTCCGCGGGACCGCCTCGTCGCGGAGCTCCCCGAGCTACTGGAGAGCCTGTAG
- a CDS encoding AMP-binding protein — MSPAHDADSEPDPDGDYPLPCLDADTLGDAAARERRTSGTALRARGSGRTYSYRDFVTTSYKAGNVLRHLGVRPGDEIQVASEHVPEPVLTFYGAAQLGAVTRFDTGVEGTPPRVAVAPATRESAFDLPPGHHLAVYGDPPTDPSVTHWEAEVWSENPAVHPVAVEGSDPLFAAEGRTYTHDEVVTAAADVVADAGIDPGSAVVLRGPLTDPAVVIAGVVAPILAGATVVLPDGRAEIAAEGAPIAVDGEPRRVSLGDRDVP; from the coding sequence ATGTCCCCCGCCCACGACGCCGATTCCGAGCCGGATCCCGACGGCGACTACCCGCTGCCGTGTCTCGACGCCGACACCCTCGGCGACGCCGCCGCCCGCGAGCGCCGGACCTCGGGGACCGCGCTCCGGGCAAGGGGGTCGGGTCGGACGTACAGCTACCGCGATTTCGTCACGACCTCGTACAAGGCCGGAAACGTGCTCCGACACCTCGGTGTCCGCCCCGGCGACGAGATACAGGTCGCATCCGAGCACGTCCCCGAGCCGGTGCTCACGTTCTACGGGGCGGCCCAACTGGGTGCGGTGACGCGGTTCGACACGGGGGTCGAGGGAACGCCCCCGCGGGTCGCGGTCGCGCCGGCCACGCGGGAGTCGGCGTTCGACCTCCCGCCGGGTCACCACCTCGCGGTCTACGGCGACCCGCCGACCGACCCGTCGGTGACACACTGGGAGGCGGAGGTGTGGAGCGAGAACCCCGCGGTTCACCCCGTCGCGGTCGAGGGGAGCGATCCGCTGTTCGCGGCAGAGGGTCGAACCTACACCCACGACGAGGTCGTCACAGCGGCCGCGGACGTGGTCGCCGACGCCGGCATCGACCCCGGGTCGGCGGTGGTCCTTCGCGGCCCGCTCACCGACCCCGCTGTCGTGATAGCCGGGGTCGTAGCGCCGATCCTGGCGGGTGCGACGGTCGTCCTCCCCGACGGCCGGGCCGAAATCGCTGCCGAAGGGGCGCCGATCGCGGTCGACGGGGAGCCCCGAAGGGTCTCGCTCGGGGACCGCGACGTCCCCTGA
- a CDS encoding universal stress protein: MGYDNVLIPTDGSEQAANAVEEGVKLAGELDATVHALHVVDEFEAKVVPITGEQDAKREEYVEHGERITGEVADLAAEAGLDAVTAVETGVAHKRIRNYVEENGIDLVVIGSRGLGAVEEALLGSTADKVIRLVDKPVTVVYKRPAETLQWMLPSAEDTIHR, encoded by the coding sequence ATGGGCTACGACAACGTACTCATACCGACCGACGGAAGCGAACAGGCGGCGAACGCGGTCGAAGAGGGCGTCAAACTGGCGGGCGAGCTCGATGCGACCGTTCACGCGCTCCACGTCGTCGACGAGTTCGAGGCGAAGGTCGTCCCTATCACCGGCGAGCAGGACGCGAAACGCGAGGAGTACGTCGAGCACGGCGAGCGCATCACCGGCGAAGTCGCAGACCTGGCCGCCGAGGCGGGACTCGACGCCGTGACGGCGGTCGAGACCGGGGTCGCCCACAAGAGGATCCGGAATTACGTCGAAGAAAACGGGATCGACCTCGTGGTGATCGGCTCCCGCGGGCTCGGTGCGGTCGAGGAGGCGCTGCTGGGGAGCACGGCGGACAAGGTGATCCGGCTCGTCGACAAGCCGGTCACGGTCGTATACAAGCGTCCGGCCGAGACGCTCCAGTGGATGCTGCCGTCGGCGGAGGACACGATCCACCGCTGA
- a CDS encoding ATP-binding protein: MDLGDFEPGSDDRPSGRDDDREATGHDGGSADGGSAASDASVRDDPSTAPADDPDEAGVEFERYDADPAGRDRGLGAIAVSQGLRVAEDGDDTSLRAYVTADNREAVRLGKYLLVPYPDDELLFAKITALEYAQEFRTDDATEIHARRAMRRDDFQERDYKFVASLDPLAVLFEDRDADAAATESDDASALKRRMVDRVPKPGAVVAEATDPDQIKTGLDIPGEGIFLGHLAVGGETVRTAASPPTIDYRLRDGDDGGEPLVFRHTLVAGGTGSGKTHATKNLLRQLLADDRTYEMDDGREARLAVVQFDPQDEYAQMHDDNPAMDDATARRYEREAVAHGGHDDTVALVPKEDGVPYGGDGHRAEQLEFTIPFSMARDRPWLVAGSSLNENQYPALTHLLSRFFREYGDGGTYAEFLTFLDNPALKEELDESGRVHEATFDAVKRRVHGVPDGVFDQSARPITDLDHQLVRPGGLTVIPTYHLSTSRAKETFVLAVSSLLIDDKLSNAPDSDRIKGTPVLLGMDEAHNFLADADNVQARKVISKFTEAAKQGRKERLGLCLVTQDPQDIAEPVFKQINTRLVLNLGDEDAIKSVNIPPELENKVPYMETGQFVVYSPDNSEPVELTGLSTCLTRHGG, from the coding sequence ATGGACCTCGGTGACTTCGAGCCCGGGTCGGACGATCGGCCGTCCGGACGGGACGACGACCGGGAGGCGACGGGACACGACGGCGGGTCCGCGGACGGAGGGTCGGCCGCCTCCGACGCCTCTGTCCGCGACGACCCGTCGACCGCCCCAGCCGACGACCCCGACGAGGCGGGCGTGGAGTTCGAGCGGTACGACGCCGATCCGGCGGGTCGCGACCGCGGGCTCGGCGCGATCGCGGTCTCCCAGGGGCTCCGCGTCGCCGAGGACGGCGACGACACCTCGCTTCGAGCGTACGTGACCGCCGACAACCGCGAGGCCGTCAGGCTGGGGAAGTACCTCCTGGTTCCGTATCCGGACGACGAACTCCTCTTTGCGAAGATCACCGCCCTGGAGTACGCCCAGGAGTTCCGGACCGACGACGCCACCGAGATCCACGCCCGGCGGGCGATGCGGCGGGACGACTTCCAGGAGCGTGACTACAAGTTCGTTGCGTCACTCGACCCGCTGGCGGTGCTGTTCGAGGACCGCGACGCCGACGCGGCCGCTACGGAAAGCGACGACGCGTCGGCGCTGAAACGCCGGATGGTCGACCGCGTCCCCAAGCCCGGCGCGGTCGTCGCGGAGGCCACCGACCCCGACCAGATCAAGACCGGCCTCGACATCCCCGGCGAGGGGATCTTCCTCGGCCACCTCGCGGTGGGCGGCGAGACCGTCCGGACCGCCGCGAGCCCGCCGACCATCGACTACCGGCTGCGGGACGGCGACGACGGCGGCGAGCCGCTCGTCTTCCGACACACCCTCGTCGCCGGCGGCACCGGCTCCGGGAAGACCCACGCCACGAAGAACCTCCTCCGGCAGCTGCTGGCCGACGACCGGACCTACGAGATGGACGACGGCCGCGAGGCCCGCCTTGCGGTCGTCCAGTTCGACCCCCAAGACGAGTACGCCCAGATGCACGACGACAACCCCGCGATGGACGACGCCACCGCCCGGCGGTACGAGCGGGAGGCGGTTGCGCACGGCGGCCACGACGACACCGTCGCCCTCGTGCCGAAGGAAGACGGCGTCCCGTACGGCGGCGACGGCCACCGCGCCGAACAGTTGGAGTTCACCATCCCCTTCTCGATGGCGCGGGACCGCCCGTGGCTGGTCGCGGGCAGCAGCCTCAACGAGAACCAGTATCCAGCACTGACGCACCTTCTGAGCCGCTTCTTCCGGGAGTACGGCGACGGCGGCACCTACGCGGAGTTCCTGACCTTCCTCGACAACCCCGCGCTCAAGGAGGAACTCGACGAGTCCGGGCGGGTCCACGAGGCGACCTTCGACGCGGTCAAACGCCGGGTCCACGGGGTGCCCGACGGCGTCTTCGACCAGTCGGCGCGACCGATCACGGACTTGGACCACCAGCTGGTCCGCCCCGGCGGGCTGACGGTGATCCCCACCTACCACCTCTCGACGTCGCGGGCGAAGGAGACCTTCGTGCTCGCGGTGTCGAGCCTCCTGATCGACGACAAGCTCTCGAACGCGCCCGACTCCGACCGGATCAAGGGGACGCCCGTCCTGCTGGGCATGGACGAGGCGCACAACTTCCTCGCCGACGCCGACAACGTCCAGGCGCGAAAGGTGATCTCGAAGTTCACCGAGGCCGCGAAACAGGGCCGGAAGGAGAGACTGGGGCTGTGTCTGGTCACACAGGACCCCCAGGACATCGCCGAGCCGGTGTTCAAGCAGATCAACACCCGGCTCGTCCTGAACCTCGGCGACGAGGACGCCATCAAAAGCGTCAACATCCCGCCGGAGTTGGAGAACAAGGTCCCGTACATGGAGACCGGCCAGTTCGTGGTCTACTCCCCGGACAACTCCGAACCCGTGGAGCTCACGGGACTGTCGACCTGCCTCACGCGACACGGCGGGTAG